From one Gracilinanus agilis isolate LMUSP501 chromosome 5, AgileGrace, whole genome shotgun sequence genomic stretch:
- the LOC123250198 gene encoding 25-hydroxyvitamin D-1 alpha hydroxylase, mitochondrial: MAQNLKLLSKVSQFTRWIPELGAKLGSKGRERTPLGLTDIPGPSTLSFLTELFCKGGLSRLHELQVQDSARFGPVWFASFGKVQTVYLAAPALIEQLLRQEGPHPERCSFSPWVEHRRRCHRACGLLTAEGDEWQRLRSLLAPLLLRPRAAADFAETLDGVVSDLVRHLRRRRGGLGASPDLVTDVAGEFYKFGLEGIGAVLLGSRLGCLELNVPPETETFIGAVGSVFVSTLMTMAMPTWLNRLFPGPWDRLCRDWEQMFAFAQQHMEQRKAEPAAGPTGEPQNSSISGPHLTGFLFQKEVPAAAILGNITELLLAGVDTVSNTLSWALYELAHHPEVQTALHAEIMGAMAPGSPTHPPATTLAQLPLLKAVVKEVLRLYPVVPGNSRVPDKDIHVGDYVIPKNTLVTLCHYSMSRDPGQFPDPNAFHPNRWLGGQPAPHPFASLPFGFGKRSCIGKRLAELELNLTLAQILTHFEVRPEPGAGLIKPMTRTVLVPERSINLKFVDR, encoded by the exons ATGGCACAGAACCTTAAGCTGTTGTCAAAGGTGTCACAATTTACTCGCTGGATCCCAGAACTGGGTGCAAAGCTGGGTTCGAAGGGCAGGGAGAGAACCCCCTTGGGCTTGACAGACATCCCGGGCCCTTCTACCCTTAGCTTTCTAACAGAACTTTTCTGCAAAGGAGGGTTGTCGCGTCTACATGAGCTGCAG GTGCAAGATTCTGCCCGCTTCGGCCCCGTGTGGTTCGCCAGCTTCGGGAAGGTGCAGACGGTCTATTTGGCAGCTCCCGCCCTAATCGAGCAGCTGCTCCGACAGGAGGGTCCCCACCCAGAGCGCTGCAGCTTCTCCCCTTGGGTGGAGCATCGGCGACGCTGTCACCGTGCTTGTGGACTTCTCACAGC GGAAGGAGATGAATGGCAGCGGCTCCGAAGCCTCCTGGCCCCACTCTTGCTCCGGCCTCGAGCAGCGGCTGATTTCGCGGAGACCCTGGATGGTGTGGTCAGCGACCTGGTGCGCCATCTTCGGAGACGACGGGGTGGTCTAGGGGCCTCACCTGACCTCGTCACAGATGTGGCTGGAGAATTCTACAAGTTCGGCCTGGAGG GCATCGGGGCTGTCCTACTGGGCTCGAGGCTGGGATGTCTGGAGCTCAACGTCCCCCCAGAGACAGAGACCTTCATTGGTGCAGTGGGCTCCGTGTTTGTGTCCACATTGATGACCATGGCCATGCCAACGTGGCTGAACCGGCTCTTTCCTGGGCCCTGGGACCGTCTGTGCCGGGACTGGGAACAGATGTTTGCCTTCG CCCAGCAGCACATGGAGCAGAGAAAGGCTGAGCCGGCTGCAGGGCCCACAGGGGAGCCTCAGAACTCCAGTATATCTGGACCTCACTTGACTGGCTTCCTGTTCCAAAAAGAGGTGCCAGCTGCAGCTATCCTGGGAAACATTACCGAGTTACTGCTGGCTGGAGTGGACACA GTCTCCAACACCCTTTCCTGGGCTCTATATGAACTTGCTCATCACCCAGAAGTTCAGACTGCGCTCCATGCTGAGATCATGGGTGCCATGGCTCCTGggtcccccacccacccaccagcCACTACCTTGGCCCAGCTGCCCTTGCTGAAAGCTGTAGTAAAGGAGGTGCTGAG GCTATACCCTGTGGTACCTGGAAATTCCCGAGTCCCAGACAAAGATATCCATGTGGGTGATTATGTTATTCCCAAAAAT ACCCTGGTCACTCTGTGTCACTATTCCATGTCTCGAGATCCTGGCCAGTTCCCAGATCCAAATGCCTTCCACCCAAACAGATGGCTGGGGGGACAGCCAGCTCCACATCCTTTTGCCTCCCTCCCCTTTGGCTTTGGCAAACGCAGCTGTATAGGAAAGCGCCTAGCAGAGCTTGAGCTAAACCTGACTCTAGCCCAG ATCCTGACTCACTTTGAAGTTAGGCCAGAGCCAGGTGCTGGGCTCATCAAGCCAATGACTAGGACAGTTCTGGTGCCTGAGAGAAGCATCAATTTGAAGTTTGTTGACCGATAG
- the MARCHF9 gene encoding E3 ubiquitin-protein ligase MARCHF9: MLKSRLRMFLNELKLLVLTGGGRPRPEPQPRGGGGAGCGWGPFAGCSARDSDGDDEEYYGSEPRARGLGNKEARAGPPPPPPPPPPPAPGGLDSLSLSSSLDSGLRTPQCRICFQGPEQGELLSPCRCDGSVRCTHQPCLIRWISERGSWSCELCYFKYQVLAISTKNPLQWQAISLTVIEKVQIAAIVLGSLFLVASISWLIWSSLSPSAKWQRQDLLFQICYGMYGFMDVVCIGLIVHEGSSVYRIFKRWQAVNQQWKVLNYDKTKDLGGDAGGGMAGKPGPRTSRTGSPPGATGRPPAAQRVRTLLPQHCGYTILHLLGQLRPPDARSSSRSGREVVMRVTTV, translated from the exons ATGCTCAAGTCCCGGCTCCGCATGTTCCTGAACGAGCTGAAGCTGCTGGTGCTGACGGGCGGGGGACGGCCCCGGCCCGAACCTCAGCCCCGGGGGGGCGGGGGAGCGGGCTGCGGCTGGGGGCCCTTTGCCGGCTGCTCGGCCCGGGACAGCGACGGCGACGACGAGGAGTACTACGGGTCGGAGCCTCGGGCCCGGGGCCTGGGGAACAAGGAAGCTCGGGCTGGACCCCCTCCGCCgccccctcctcctccaccccctGCTCCTGGCGGCCTGGACTCCCTGTCTCTGAGCAGCAGCCTGGACAGCGGGCTCCGAACCCCCCAGTGCCGGATCTGCTTCCAGGGGCCGGAGCAG GGGGAGCTCTTGAGCCCATGCCGGTGTGATGGTTCTGTGCGTTGTACCCACCAGCCTTGCCTCATCCGATGGATCAGTGAGCGGGGATCCTGGAGCTGTGAACTCTGCTATTTCAAGTACCAGGTCCTGGCAATAAGCACCAAGAACCCCCTGCAG TGGCAGGCCATCTCCCTGACAGTCATTGAGAAGGTCCAGATTGCAGCCATTGTCCTGGGCTCCCTTTTCCTTGTTGCCAGCATCTCCTGGCTCATCTGGTCTTCACTCAGTCCATCGGccaagtggcagaggcaggaccTGCTCTTCCAGATCTGCTATGGCATGTACGGCTTTATGGATGTCGTCTGCATTG GTCTCATTGTCCACGAGGGCTCTTCTGTCTACCGAATCTTCAAGCGATGGCAGGCAGTGAACCAACAGTGGAAGGTCCTGAACTATGACAAGACCAAGGACCTTGGAGGGGATGCAGGAGGCGGGATGGCAGGGAAGCCAGGCCCCAGGACCTCACGGACAGGTTCCCCACCTGGGGCCACTGGTCGCCCTCCAGCTGCCCAGCGTGTCCGGACGCTCTTGCCCCAGCACTGTGGCTACACTATTCTGCACCTGCTTGGACAGCTTCGGCCCCCAGATGCCCGTTCCAGCTCCCGATCTGGCAGAGAGGTTGTCATGAGGGTCACCACTGTCTGA